In Alkalimarinus alittae, the DNA window CTTTTTTCAACAATACAGCAGTCTAAACCGGCTGCACTTAGTTGATTTGCAGCTAATGCGCCCGCTGTTCCCGCGCCGATGATAGCGACGCCTCTTAGTGTTTTATTCATAATGCACCCTTAAATACCTATACATCTTTAATATTTGTATAGCTTTATCTTATACAATAAAATTATTTGTACAACTATTATCTTGTACAAAATTTAAATCTGTATAATAATTGGATTGAGTAAAACGACATGAATAAGAGTGCATAGGTATGTCTCAACCAGATTATCAAGCAGCGTCAATTCGGTTTCCTATTCGAGAGCTAAGCGCTCGAACTAAGGTTAATACGGTGACGATACGGGCTTGGGAGCGACGATATGGGCTTTTAAACCCAGAACGAACCAACAAAGGGCATCGCCTGTACTCGGATGCCGATGTGGCGACAATTGAAAAAATATTAGCATTGGTCGCGCGAGGTGTACCGTTAGGCAAAGTAAAAACGTTGCTGACAGAAGAGCAGACCGATGAACAGTACGATACCGCTGATACATGGGCAGAGCCGATTGCTAAGCTAGTTGCAGCTATCCAGTCTTTTTCATCCAGCCGAATAGAACACCTTATAGACGAATATTTTCTGAACTACCCACCCAGCATTTGTCGTGAGCAATTGATTGAGCCAACCCTCGAGTTATTGGCGCATGGCGACGATAAGAAAGCCACTTACCTGTTTGCAGAGAGTGAGTTAGTGCGTTACGCCGTATTGCGGCTCAACACAAAAGTAACCCAGCATAAACATCCGCTATTAATGCTATTTTGCGGAGACCATACACCGCTTTGGCGTTTAGCCTTAATGGCGATGGAACTGGCAGATGCGGGCTTCAAGGTACAGCTGATTACACGCCCATTTAGTGTTGATGCATGTGTTGAAATAACAGAAAAGAGTCAACGTTCAGTGAGTATCTACTATCAAGATGGCCTATGGCGTAAAAATGAAGCCGAGACCGTGGCTCAACTATTGCTTTCAAATAATAACCTCATGTTAGTAGGAACTGCAGCCATATTGGCAGGTCTAGAAGATAAGCAAAAGGTGTTTAATGACCTTGGCCAGTGTGCGCGTGTGTTGTTAGAAAAACCGCAGGTTTAGGTAGACGATAAAGGTAAAGGTGATATATGAGAATTTTGATAACAGGCGGAACAGGCTTCATTGGTCATCGATTTATACAAGCGTATCCAGACCATGAGTACACCGTACTGACTCGTTCACCTGAAAAAGCCAAAGCCAAATTGCCAAGTAGAGTTGTATTGATAGACTGTTTATCGAAGTTAGATAACCTAGACCTATTCGATAGCGTGATCAACTTAGCGGGCGAGCCCATCATCGACAAACGTTGGACAGACCAGCAAAAGAAGGCTATTTGTGATAGCCGGTGGGATGTGACACAGCAACTTGTTGATCTATTTCGTGTCAGTAAAAAACCACCGTCAGTCTTTATCAGTGGTTCGGCGATAGGTATATATGGTGACCAAGGCGACCTCGTCGTGACAGAGCGTGATACCTCCGCACCACTCGATTTTGCCGCAACCCTTTGTCAACGCTGGGAGTCGATAGCCAAACAGGCGGAGCCTTACACTAGAGTTGTTAATATTCGCACAGGTATTGTGCTTGATCCCAAAGCGGGCGCGCTTGCAAAAATGCTGACGCCGTTCAAATTATGCTTAGGAGGACGGCTCGGGCATGGCCGCCAATATATGTCGTGGATTCATATTCAAGACATGGTGGCCGCGATCGCGTTTTTGATAAATAGCAAAGACAGCGCAGGCGCATTTAACATGGTCGCCCCCACACCGGTCACTAATCAGCAGTTTACCGACGAACTCGCCACTGCACTTAATCGCATTGCGTTTATACCCGTACCCAGTGCTATGCTAAAACTACTGCTAGGTGAATCGTCTGTATTGCTGCTCGCAAGCCAACGAGTC includes these proteins:
- a CDS encoding TIGR01777 family oxidoreductase; translated protein: MRILITGGTGFIGHRFIQAYPDHEYTVLTRSPEKAKAKLPSRVVLIDCLSKLDNLDLFDSVINLAGEPIIDKRWTDQQKKAICDSRWDVTQQLVDLFRVSKKPPSVFISGSAIGIYGDQGDLVVTERDTSAPLDFAATLCQRWESIAKQAEPYTRVVNIRTGIVLDPKAGALAKMLTPFKLCLGGRLGHGRQYMSWIHIQDMVAAIAFLINSKDSAGAFNMVAPTPVTNQQFTDELATALNRIAFIPVPSAMLKLLLGESSVLLLASQRVEPVSLLDASFEYRFPDLTSALTDLLKHKPNA
- a CDS encoding MerR family transcriptional regulator, producing MSQPDYQAASIRFPIRELSARTKVNTVTIRAWERRYGLLNPERTNKGHRLYSDADVATIEKILALVARGVPLGKVKTLLTEEQTDEQYDTADTWAEPIAKLVAAIQSFSSSRIEHLIDEYFLNYPPSICREQLIEPTLELLAHGDDKKATYLFAESELVRYAVLRLNTKVTQHKHPLLMLFCGDHTPLWRLALMAMELADAGFKVQLITRPFSVDACVEITEKSQRSVSIYYQDGLWRKNEAETVAQLLLSNNNLMLVGTAAILAGLEDKQKVFNDLGQCARVLLEKPQV